Part of the Fusibacter sp. A1 genome is shown below.
CGATGTAGCCTTGGCTCATCGCGCCACATTCAGGGAATGGCATTTCAGGAGTCTTCGCCTCTGAATTTGCAGAAGTGGACATCGCAAGGTTTATCATGCCTACTTGAGGACCGTTACCATGTGCAAGAATTACTTCATGACCATGTTCGATCAGATCAACAATCGGTTTTGCAGTGTTGAGTACCAAACTTAATTGTTCTTCAGGAGTATTGCCTAAGGCGTTACCACCAAGAGCGACAACAATTTTGTCTTTCATTTTCATTTTTTCCACCCCGATATCAGTCGTTTTATGGTTTTTTAAGCTAGAAATAGCGCTATGCGACTTAGGCACAGCGCTATACTCTATTCAGTTGATTTTATAAGTTACCGATTGACGCAACCATTACCGCTTTGATTGTGTGCATTCTGTTTTCTGCTTCGTCAAAGACTACTGAATGTTTGCTTCTGAATACTTCATCCGTTACTTCCATCGCTTCGATTCCGAATTTTTGGAAGATATCCTCACCAACTTCTGTCATTCTATCGTGGAATGCAGGCAAGCAGTGCATGAAGATCACATCGTCGTTTTCAGTTTTCTTGATCATGTCCATGTTTACTTGGTAAGGCATCAACTGCTTGATTCTTTCCTCAAACATGTGCTCTTCGCCCATCGATACCCAAACGTCTGTGTAGATTGCATCAGCGCCTTTTACATCATCAACGTTCTCAGTAAGCGTGATCGAACCGCCAGTCGCTTTACATACTTCATTCATTTCCGCTACAAGAGCTTCTTCTGGGAACAATTCTTTTGGAGCAAGAGCCACAAAGTTCATACCCATTTTAGCAGCGCCGATCATCAGTGAGTTACCCATGTTGTTTCTAGCGTCACCGACATAGACGAATTTAACTTTGTTTAACGGCTTGTTCACATGTTCCATCACTGTCAAGAAGTCAGCAAGGATCTGTGTTGGATGGTAAAGGTCAGTAAGACCGTTCCAGATCGGTACACCTGCATATTTAGCAAGTTCTTCCACTGTTTCTTGTTTGAATCCACGGAACTCGATACCGTCGTAGAATCTGCCAAGTACTTTAGCAGTGTCTTCAATCGACTCTTTTTTACCCATTTGGCTATTTGTAAGGAATGTCACGTTAGCGCCTTCATCAAAAGCCGCAACTTCAAAAGCACAACGTGTTCTTGTAGATGCTTTTTCGAACAACAATACGATGTTTCTTCCTTCTAATAAGTTTCCTTTGATACCCGCTCTCTTTTTCGCTTTTAAATCAGCAGAAAGTTGAAGCAAGTATTTAATTTCTTCTGGTGTGAAATCCTTCAATGTGATTAAGTTTCTGTTTCTCAAATTTACTGGCATTTTACATCCTCCTAGAATTTTAAGTAGGCCAAGGCCTTATAATCTATTGATGACTGCACAAGGCAGTTCAAAACAAGTTTAAACCTTTGTGTTACTCCAAAGTCAATGATAGTCTCTGATTTTAGAACTTGATACCTTATTATAGCAGTTCCCTATACAGCGGCATAGACATACACCTAGGACCGCCTCTGCCACGCGAAAGTTCGCTTGAAGGCATGATATGTAGCTTGACGCCAGACTCAGTCAGCAGCTTGTTGGTAACGTGATTTCTTGAATATACGATTACTTCCCCTGGAGCTATCGCAAGGGTGTTTGATCCGTCGTTCCACTGCTCACGGCCGGCATCTATCGCATTTCCGCCACCACATCTGATCAGCTCCACATCGTCTACCTCAAGATATTTCGACAGGACATCCTTCAGTTCCAAGGTTTCCTCTTCGATATCAAGCTTGCCGTTTTGACCTTTTCTGATCGAGTAGACCGTAAGCGGTCCTTCGATTTCCGGGTGAATCGTGAACTTGTTGTAATCCACCATTGTGAATACGGTATCAAGATGCATGAAGGCTCTTTTTTTAGGAATATCAAACGCGAGTATCACCTCGAACTTCTGACCGTCTGCGAAGATGTTCTTCGCAAACTCGTCGATCGCAGCGGCATCTGTTCTTTCAGATACGCCTATGGCAACGACTTTGTTGGAAAGTACAAGCTGATCTCCACCCTCGATGGAATACTTATAGGTTCTATCATACCATTTAGGTACTTTAATATCCTTGTAATCATCATGATGGTCGAACACGTACTTTGCAAATAGGGTTTCCCTATTTCTTGTTACGGTTCTCATGTGGTTCAAGGAGATCCCTGTACCGATCGATGAGAACGGATCTCTAGTAAAATAAAGATTCGGCATCG
Proteins encoded:
- the argF gene encoding ornithine carbamoyltransferase, translating into MPVNLRNRNLITLKDFTPEEIKYLLQLSADLKAKKRAGIKGNLLEGRNIVLLFEKASTRTRCAFEVAAFDEGANVTFLTNSQMGKKESIEDTAKVLGRFYDGIEFRGFKQETVEELAKYAGVPIWNGLTDLYHPTQILADFLTVMEHVNKPLNKVKFVYVGDARNNMGNSLMIGAAKMGMNFVALAPKELFPEEALVAEMNEVCKATGGSITLTENVDDVKGADAIYTDVWVSMGEEHMFEERIKQLMPYQVNMDMIKKTENDDVIFMHCLPAFHDRMTEVGEDIFQKFGIEAMEVTDEVFRSKHSVVFDEAENRMHTIKAVMVASIGNL
- the arcA gene encoding arginine deiminase — protein: MKSVTGIQVYSEIGQLKKVMLHRPGKEIENLTPDLMDRLLFDDIPYLEVAREEHDAFADIFKNNGVDVVYLENLAAEAIADEGVKRALIDEFISETSIKSHHLKSSVKDYFLNFDDNRALIDKMMEGIRKEEITNYEKTTLADMVASNYPFVVDPMPNLYFTRDPFSSIGTGISLNHMRTVTRNRETLFAKYVFDHHDDYKDIKVPKWYDRTYKYSIEGGDQLVLSNKVVAIGVSERTDAAAIDEFAKNIFADGQKFEVILAFDIPKKRAFMHLDTVFTMVDYNKFTIHPEIEGPLTVYSIRKGQNGKLDIEEETLELKDVLSKYLEVDDVELIRCGGGNAIDAGREQWNDGSNTLAIAPGEVIVYSRNHVTNKLLTESGVKLHIMPSSELSRGRGGPRCMSMPLYRELL